In Thamnophis elegans isolate rThaEle1 chromosome 13, rThaEle1.pri, whole genome shotgun sequence, one DNA window encodes the following:
- the PRR14L gene encoding protein PRR14L isoform X2 produces MKADGTGLYCNTGEPRAQARTGACSGGVAVSGNDSLGSQEPLCPDSSEEEELSPCARQAAEEKCRNPGQEINAVFNSRPSVQQRTFGTPSKHRLGLPLDVCPPGTRLETTGQTLQGSTPWGERMDDSEAAYEVQVGSLKSNPGSGRMEDLGAASELQTAEAPLQAGSPRGELSNNEHKGDNSVDFPSSPVHKGIVEIQKGPAVHSCCKGGGEHFPLEHCRFPSPAGQLTVPRDRHSEIGCSPLCDVAQAAFEDELRMSSLEPSGIQDSLCHEKCITLGKGNGALLLKRKNFGFFQNSCRLKSVSAFPSCLAPQLDLGRNGLPLRVEPKDNLRTALLLCDFALPWCASSSFCLTEVSLLADGKSLKVAQPPGPPPFAQKAGPSVGPGGPLGSLSPEEVIVMGKARACPHHKKASAPGQASGRLQAAMKEGAWEMVRWVLRGAGNGEVAMEPFWRKALRLSDQTVNDLSSAPEEIYALARNLFFDCKNLQKGSREAALKISFSLGISPALLESSMKYFSLQKFFSCSPCSNNWVGLERAGSPLDSAHPLEVPCSNLSKAEAENWCVNGGDVFDGSESILERKSHIFLPREREVHKALLSAGAGGMKTIEKATGHNNTRLFLKLAFDGDLSRTFLLCRATFRKGQCLEEQEQYRIHPSSPAWNLSYLNKKDSLCTKHSVRQREPIYQMKIFLYPCYFLDSCTLFEQKNDSPKTEFLGCQQPSLIFYNKLNHHDLQTVISSAIKYVQCSKNESLHSKMELKVTPPAAALLTEYHQGPFPEIIIESSNNNKGSEFTGNLLNEDFLKSQSPRTLCGCPESTSESLNRNDFAKNRAPQSKTNDLHSASESVHKSPSEKFNFKYGLLSASKLASSPFQTAFAKIKGQERMKGLLLKSYRKRKTSSLISAGLGSQNKKMCFFPKEEAALTFPSLKTHGSPLALLERGADGCSRPFGLESERVSSSLRRDVAAAFPLTSRRTCQPFKGPRAEAIVSLYPLEQSWEAKEDLGADPSEAGQTAEMVEGFPVHLLSDTEQSSETLLENSVLPFRDGKATFSVKAAIPPGLPLGSPEDISESDSIKAKDSPETLVTWWHVESPNCALQAKLFSVSRKSAETLGSSVSSPSGPKDGRLASFPTWPSVKGGLLLRVESGQELAGGPEKGLDERIGRGDSEAGAQLPPPKAKSQVGRRLAIGQLPGNVSDEKASLGQKRRQQEPPFHMRSESKRQKRGQRCGETASLNLHFRNHRWQANRWPNSMGAFGSFARAVGCDQSRGTVIFGSLCLQRPFPALGKVSRTAYIKAGMPRRLRAPKPLASKAPPETVPGEKGELVYSAQSAAPEAILWDPPAKQQGHRSSSLATSWLTGQPKDAALLTRLSWLAEKLLPPPCLPFPPRRVLLPSAAKGGPLRRRRRLLEIFSVSLKLSSPPRLSSCCFKMGGSQPLPIYSVESTILCFFELSNDSPCGCSTPVFPVSFYHQVGVGPTVKLPKTGSPSLISRLALESPQPQQPSTWSPSFLLPQSCSDITPIQTDAEPSSMSVPKEGEAVACSPDCPTPGLPTALALFSPGCFRAWTRRRRRPSSRSPAFQWLSLLQFARGFKGFQCCTSVSADLFSSWPSLLGSALSIWRQHGLSTHLSESTPLHSSPRKGQAAIPATAGLSHRTSLSLPPLVPSLPSDTSRAVKKDVRLESILSVVLPTSCQAPEPAHPPLGFPALGSGDGHEASAPASPKTGAQLQNDESEKRPKKVSQIRIRKTIPKPDPNLTPMGLPRPKRLKKTEFSLEEIYTNQNYKSPPATRCLETIFEEPKEKNGSLISISQQKRKRILEFQDFTIPRKRRARSRVRVMGGYTRAQKAAIEGRELDVLLIQKLTDLETFFAKEETQEEASSCT; encoded by the exons ATGAAGGCTGATGGGACTGGGCTGTATTGTAACACGGGAGAGCCCAGGGCCCAAGCGAGGACAGGTGCGTGCTCAGGTGGAGTTGCAGTTTCAGGAAATGACAGCTTAGGCTCTCAAGAACCTCTCTGTCCTGACTcgtcagaagaagaagaactcTCACCCTGTGCCAGGCAGGCTGCGGAAGAGAAGTGTCGGAATCCAGGCCAAGAAATAAATGCCGTTTTTAACAGTCGTCCATCAGTTCAGCAAAGAACATTTGGCACACCCAGTAAACACCGCCTTGGTCTGCCTTTGGATGTTTGCCCACCAGGCACGAGGCTTGAAACCACAGGTCAGACCTTGCAAGGCAGCACACCTTGGGGGGAGCGCATGGATGACTCTGAGGCGGCCTATGAAGTGCAAGTGGGGAGCTTAAAGAGCAATCCGGGCAGTGGAAGAATGGAAGATCTGGGAGCAGCCTCTGAGCTGCAGACAGCTGAGGCTCCATTGCAGGCAGGGAGCCCTCGGGGAGAGCTGTCCAACAACGAGCACAAGGGGGACAACAGTGTGGATTTTCCTTCTAGCCCTGTGCATAAAGGAATAGTTGAAATCCAGAAAGGGCCTGCTGTGCACAGCTGCTGCAAAGGGGGTGGAGAACATTTTCCTTTGGAACACTGCAGATTTCCAAGTCCAGCTGGACAGCTAACCGTGCCAAGAGACCGGCATTCTGAAATTGGCTGCTCCCCCCTTTGTGATGTTGCCCAGGCAGCCTTTGAGGATGAGCTGAGAATGAGCTCTTTAGAGCCCAGCGGCATCCAAGATTCTCTCTGCCATGAAAAATGTATCACTTTGGGGAAAGGAAATGGAGCTCTTTTGCTGAAAAGAAAGAACTTTGGGTTCTTCCAGAACAGTTGCCGTCTAAAGTCTGTTTCTGCGTTTCCCAGCTGCTTGGCTCCTCAGCTGGACTTGGGGCGAAATGGCTTGCCCCTCCGAGTGGAGCCTAAGGACAATCTGAGGACAGCCCTCCTGCTCTGTGACTTTGCTCTGCCTTGGTGTGCCAGCAGTTCTTTCTGCCTCACGGAGGTCAGCCTGCTTGCTGATGGAAAAAGCCTTAAAGTCGCTCAACCCCCTGGCCCACCTCCATTTGCCCAGAAGGCTGGCCCAAGTGTAGGTCCCGGAGGGCCCCTGGGCAGCCTGTCTCCAGAGGAAGTCATTGTGATGGGAAAGGCCAGGGCCTGTCCTCATCACAAGAAAGCATCTGCTCCAGGTCAAGCGAGTGGCAGACTCCAGGCGGCAATGAAGGAAGGGGCCTGGGAGATGGTCAGATGGGTGCTGAGAGGGGCAGGGAATGGGGAGGTTGCCATGGAGCCCTTCTGGAGAAAAGCCCTCCGCTTGAGTGACCAGACCGTGAATGATCTTTCTTCTGCTCCAGAGGAGATCTACGCCCTGGCAAGAAATCTCTTCTTCGATTGCAAGAATCTACAAAAAGGCAGTAGAGAGGCAGCCCTCAAAATCTCTTTCAGCTTGGGAATAAGCCCGGCCCTTTTGGAGTCCAGCATGAAATACTTTTCCCTACAGAAATTTTTCAGTTGCTCTCCCTGCAGTAATAACTGGGTGGGCTTGGAGAGGGCGGGAAGCCCCTTGGACTCAGCTCATCCTCTGGAGGTTCCTTGCTCTAATCTGTCAAAGGCAGAAGCTGAAAACTGGTGTGTTAATGGAGGAGATGTTTTCGATGGTTCAGAAAGTATTCTGGAGAGGAAGAGTCATATTTTCCTTCCCCGTGAAAGAGAAGTCCACAAAGCTTTACTTAGCGCTGGGGCTGGTGGAATgaaaacaatagaaaaggcaACAGGACATAACAATACTAGGCTGTTTCTTAAGCTTGCATTTGATGGAGACTTGAGCAGAACTTTCCTTCTTTGTAGAGCCACTTTTAGAAAAGGTCAGTGCctagaagaacaagaacaatatCGGATTCACCCCTCTTCCCCAGCATGGAATCTctcttatttaaataaaaaagactCTTTATGTACTAAACATTCAGTTCGGCAGAGGGAACCCATTTATCAgatgaaaatatttctttatcCGTGTTATTTCCTTGATAGTTGCACCTTATTTGAACAGAAAAACGATTCACCAAAGACAGAGTTTCTAGGATGCCAGCAGCCTTCCTTAATTTTCTACAATAAACTAAATCATCATGATTTGCAAACTGTGATTAGTTCGGCTATAAAATATGTCCAGTGTAGTAAAAATGAATCATTGCATTCAAAGATGGAGCTGAAGGTAACTCCACCAGCCGCTGCACTTTTAACAGAATATCATCAAGGTCCATTTCCAGAAATCATCATTGAATCATCCAATAATAATAAGGGGTCTGAATTTACTGGCAACCTGCTgaatgaagattttttaaaatcacaaagtCCCAGGACACTATGTGGATGCCCGGAGTCTACTTCTGAATCACTGAACCGGAATGATTTTGCGAAGAATCGGGCTCCTCAGTCAAAGACCAATGATCTCCATTCTGCCTCTGAATCAGTCCACAAAAGTCCATCGGAGAAGTTCAATTTTAAATATGGATTATTGTCTGCCAGTAAATTGgcttcatctccttttcaaacagcTTTTGCCAAAATTAAAGGccaggaaagaatgaaaggactACTTTTAAAATCGTACAGAAAAAGGAAAACATCTAGTTTGATATCTGCAGGCTTAGGCTCCCAGAATAAAAAAATGTGCTTCTTTCCAAAAGAGGAGGCAGCGTTAACCTTCCCTTCTTTGAAAACTCACGGCTCTCCCCTTGCTCTGCTTGAAAGAGGAGCTGATGGCTGCAGCCGGCCCTTTGGTTTGGAAAGCGAAAGAGTGAGCAGCTCCCTTAGACGAGATGTGGCTGCAGCCTTCCCTCTAACTAGCAGGAGGACATGCCAGCCCTTCAAGGGTCCCAGAGCAGAAGCGATTGTATCCCTGTATCCTTTAGAGCAGTCCTGGGAGGCAAAAGAGGATTTGGGAGCTGACCCAAGTGAGGCCGGCCAGACAGCTGAGATGGTGGAAGGATTTCCAGTTCACCTTCTTTCTGACACTGAACAGTCTTCAGAAACCCTCCTGGAAAATTCAGTGCTTCCTTTCAGGGATGGGAAGGCCACATTTTCAGTCAAGGCTGCGATACCCCCAGGACTCCCCCTTGGCTCACCTGAAGACATTTCAGAATCTGATTCCATAAAAGCCAAAGATTCCCCAGAGACGTTGGTTACCTGGTGGCATGTAGAGAGCCCGAATTGTGCGCTGCAGGCTAAACTTTTCTCTGTCTCAAGGAAATCGGCAGAAACCCTCGGCAGCTCAGTGTCCTCACCTTCTGGCCCCAAAGACGGGAGGTTAGCAAGCTTCCCCACATGGCCCAGTGTTAAAGGAGGACTTTTGCTGAGAGTAGAGAGCGGCCAGGAGCTGGCAGGAGGCCCAGAGAAAGGACTGGACGAGCGTATCGGGAGGGGAGATTCTGAAGCAGGGGCTCAGTTGCCTCCCCCAAAAGCAAAGTCCCAAGTGGGAAGAAGGCTTGCCATTGGACAGCTTCCAGGCAACGTCTCTGATGAGAAGGCTTCTCTAGGACAAAAGAGGCGGCAGCAGGAGCCCCCTTTCCACATGCGAAGCGAATCAAAAAGGCAAAAAAGGGGCCAGAGGTGTGGAGAGACAGCAAGCCTGAATCTTCACTTCCGAAATCATAGGTGGCAGGCCAACCGCTGGCCTAACTCCATGGGAGCTTTCGGCAGCTTCGCTCGAGCTGTTGGCTGCGATCAGAGCAGAGGCACCGTCATCTTTGGGTCTTTGTGCCTGCAAAGACCTTTTCCAGCATTGGGGAAAGTGTCCAGAACAGCCTACATAAAAGCTGGCATGCCACGCCGGCTAAGGGCACCGAAACCTCTGGCATCCAAGGCCCCCCCTGAGACAGTCCCTGGGGAAAAGGGGGAGCTTGTTTATTCTGCACAATCGGCAGCCCCAGAAGCCATTCTTTGGGACCCCCCAGCAAAGCAGCAAGGCCACCGGAGCAGCTCGCTGGCCACCTCCTGGCTCACCGGGCAGCCCAAAGATGCCGCCTTGTTGACGAGGCTCTCCTGGTTAGCTGAGAAATTGCTGCCCCCTCCATGCCTGCCCTTCCCACCTCGCAGGGTGCTGCTTCCTTCAGCTGCCAAGGGGGGCCcgcttaggaggaggaggaggctgctgGAAATCTTCTCCGTCAGTTTAAAGTTGAGCTCTCCTCCGAGGCTCAGCAGCTGCTGCTTCAAGATGGGGGGCTCCCAGCCTCTGCCCATTTATTCCGTCGAGTCGACCATCCTCTGCTTCTTTGAGCTGAGCAACGACAGTCCTTGCGGGTGCAGCACTCCGGTTTTCCCGGTGTCTTTCTATCACCAAGTGGGTGTTGGCCCCACTGTGAAGCTCCCCAAGACTGGGTCCCCGAGCCTCATCTCCAGATTGGCCCTGGAGAGTCCACAGCCTCAGCAGCCCTCTACGTGGAGCCCCTCTTTCCTTCTGCCTCAGAGCTGCTCAGATATCACGCCAATCCAGACAGACGCTGAGCCCAGTTCCATGTCGGTCCCCAAGGAGGGAGAGGCCGTTGCTTGCAGTCCAGACTGCCCGACCCCCGGTCTCCCTACAGCCTTAGCCTTGTTCTCCCCCGGCTGCTTTCGTGCttggacaaggaggaggagacgCCCCAGCAGTCGAAGTCCAGCATTCCAGTGGCTGAGCCTGCTGCAATTTGCTCGAGGCTTCAAGGGGTTCCAGTGTTGCACTTCTGTGTCAGCTGACCTCTTCTCTTCCTGGCCCTCTTTGCTGGGCAGCGCTCTGTCCATCTGGCGCCAGCATGGACTGTCCACCCATCTCTCCGAATCCACTCCTCTGCATTCCAGTCCCAGGAAGGGACAAGCAGCCATCCCTGCAACAGCCGGCCTGAGCCACCGAACCAG CCTAAGCTTGCCTCCCCTGGTGCCCAGCCTGCCAAGTGACACTTCCAGGGCTGTGAAGAAGGACGTGAG GTTGGAATCCATCTTGTCTGTGGTGTTGCCAACATCTTGCCAAGCTCCGGAACCGGCTCACCCTCCTTTAGGCTTTCCAGCTCTTGGCTCTGGAGATGGACACGAAGCTTCTGCCCCGGCATCGCCTAAGACTGGAGCTCAGCTGCAAAAC GACGAGTCGGAGAAGAGGCCAAAGAAAGTGTCTCAGATCCGCATTCGGAAAACGATTCCTAAGCCAGACCCCAACCTCACCCCCATGGGGCTTCCCAGACCAAAGAG GTTAAAGAAGACCGAATTCAGCTTGGAGGAAATCTATACCAATCAGAATTACAAATCTCCCCCGGCAACCAG gTGCCTGGAAACCATTTTTGAAGAGCCAAAAGAGAAAAATGGGTCTTTAATCTCTATCAGCCAGCAGAAGAGAAAACGGATTTTGGAGTTCCAGGACTTCACCATTCCCCGGAAGAGGAGAGCTCGTAGCAGAGTCCGAGTGATGGGCGGCTACACTCGGGCGCAGAAGGCCGCCATAGAAGGAAGGGAACTGGACGTCCTCCTCATTCAGAAACTGACCGATCTTGAGACCTTCTTTGCCAAGGAGGAGACACAGGAAGAAGCTTCATCGTGTACTTGA
- the PRR14L gene encoding protein PRR14L isoform X1 yields MKADGTGLYCNTGEPRAQARTGACSGGVAVSGNDSLGSQEPLCPDSSEEEELSPCARQAAEEKCRNPGQEINAVFNSRPSVQQRTFGTPSKHRLGLPLDVCPPGTRLETTGQTLQGSTPWGERMDDSEAAYEVQVGSLKSNPGSGRMEDLGAASELQTAEAPLQAGSPRGELSNNEHKGDNSVDFPSSPVHKGIVEIQKGPAVHSCCKGGGEHFPLEHCRFPSPAGQLTVPRDRHSEIGCSPLCDVAQAAFEDELRMSSLEPSGIQDSLCHEKCITLGKGNGALLLKRKNFGFFQNSCRLKSVSAFPSCLAPQLDLGRNGLPLRVEPKDNLRTALLLCDFALPWCASSSFCLTEVSLLADGKSLKVAQPPGPPPFAQKAGPSVGPGGPLGSLSPEEVIVMGKARACPHHKKASAPGQASGRLQAAMKEGAWEMVRWVLRGAGNGEVAMEPFWRKALRLSDQTVNDLSSAPEEIYALARNLFFDCKNLQKGSREAALKISFSLGISPALLESSMKYFSLQKFFSCSPCSNNWVGLERAGSPLDSAHPLEVPCSNLSKAEAENWCVNGGDVFDGSESILERKSHIFLPREREVHKALLSAGAGGMKTIEKATGHNNTRLFLKLAFDGDLSRTFLLCRATFRKGQCLEEQEQYRIHPSSPAWNLSYLNKKDSLCTKHSVRQREPIYQMKIFLYPCYFLDSCTLFEQKNDSPKTEFLGCQQPSLIFYNKLNHHDLQTVISSAIKYVQCSKNESLHSKMELKVTPPAAALLTEYHQGPFPEIIIESSNNNKGSEFTGNLLNEDFLKSQSPRTLCGCPESTSESLNRNDFAKNRAPQSKTNDLHSASESVHKSPSEKFNFKYGLLSASKLASSPFQTAFAKIKGQERMKGLLLKSYRKRKTSSLISAGLGSQNKKMCFFPKEEAALTFPSLKTHGSPLALLERGADGCSRPFGLESERVSSSLRRDVAAAFPLTSRRTCQPFKGPRAEAIVSLYPLEQSWEAKEDLGADPSEAGQTAEMVEGFPVHLLSDTEQSSETLLENSVLPFRDGKATFSVKAAIPPGLPLGSPEDISESDSIKAKDSPETLVTWWHVESPNCALQAKLFSVSRKSAETLGSSVSSPSGPKDGRLASFPTWPSVKGGLLLRVESGQELAGGPEKGLDERIGRGDSEAGAQLPPPKAKSQVGRRLAIGQLPGNVSDEKASLGQKRRQQEPPFHMRSESKRQKRGQRCGETASLNLHFRNHRWQANRWPNSMGAFGSFARAVGCDQSRGTVIFGSLCLQRPFPALGKVSRTAYIKAGMPRRLRAPKPLASKAPPETVPGEKGELVYSAQSAAPEAILWDPPAKQQGHRSSSLATSWLTGQPKDAALLTRLSWLAEKLLPPPCLPFPPRRVLLPSAAKGGPLRRRRRLLEIFSVSLKLSSPPRLSSCCFKMGGSQPLPIYSVESTILCFFELSNDSPCGCSTPVFPVSFYHQVGVGPTVKLPKTGSPSLISRLALESPQPQQPSTWSPSFLLPQSCSDITPIQTDAEPSSMSVPKEGEAVACSPDCPTPGLPTALALFSPGCFRAWTRRRRRPSSRSPAFQWLSLLQFARGFKGFQCCTSVSADLFSSWPSLLGSALSIWRQHGLSTHLSESTPLHSSPRKGQAAIPATAGLSHRTSSLSLPPLVPSLPSDTSRAVKKDVRLESILSVVLPTSCQAPEPAHPPLGFPALGSGDGHEASAPASPKTGAQLQNDESEKRPKKVSQIRIRKTIPKPDPNLTPMGLPRPKRLKKTEFSLEEIYTNQNYKSPPATRCLETIFEEPKEKNGSLISISQQKRKRILEFQDFTIPRKRRARSRVRVMGGYTRAQKAAIEGRELDVLLIQKLTDLETFFAKEETQEEASSCT; encoded by the exons ATGAAGGCTGATGGGACTGGGCTGTATTGTAACACGGGAGAGCCCAGGGCCCAAGCGAGGACAGGTGCGTGCTCAGGTGGAGTTGCAGTTTCAGGAAATGACAGCTTAGGCTCTCAAGAACCTCTCTGTCCTGACTcgtcagaagaagaagaactcTCACCCTGTGCCAGGCAGGCTGCGGAAGAGAAGTGTCGGAATCCAGGCCAAGAAATAAATGCCGTTTTTAACAGTCGTCCATCAGTTCAGCAAAGAACATTTGGCACACCCAGTAAACACCGCCTTGGTCTGCCTTTGGATGTTTGCCCACCAGGCACGAGGCTTGAAACCACAGGTCAGACCTTGCAAGGCAGCACACCTTGGGGGGAGCGCATGGATGACTCTGAGGCGGCCTATGAAGTGCAAGTGGGGAGCTTAAAGAGCAATCCGGGCAGTGGAAGAATGGAAGATCTGGGAGCAGCCTCTGAGCTGCAGACAGCTGAGGCTCCATTGCAGGCAGGGAGCCCTCGGGGAGAGCTGTCCAACAACGAGCACAAGGGGGACAACAGTGTGGATTTTCCTTCTAGCCCTGTGCATAAAGGAATAGTTGAAATCCAGAAAGGGCCTGCTGTGCACAGCTGCTGCAAAGGGGGTGGAGAACATTTTCCTTTGGAACACTGCAGATTTCCAAGTCCAGCTGGACAGCTAACCGTGCCAAGAGACCGGCATTCTGAAATTGGCTGCTCCCCCCTTTGTGATGTTGCCCAGGCAGCCTTTGAGGATGAGCTGAGAATGAGCTCTTTAGAGCCCAGCGGCATCCAAGATTCTCTCTGCCATGAAAAATGTATCACTTTGGGGAAAGGAAATGGAGCTCTTTTGCTGAAAAGAAAGAACTTTGGGTTCTTCCAGAACAGTTGCCGTCTAAAGTCTGTTTCTGCGTTTCCCAGCTGCTTGGCTCCTCAGCTGGACTTGGGGCGAAATGGCTTGCCCCTCCGAGTGGAGCCTAAGGACAATCTGAGGACAGCCCTCCTGCTCTGTGACTTTGCTCTGCCTTGGTGTGCCAGCAGTTCTTTCTGCCTCACGGAGGTCAGCCTGCTTGCTGATGGAAAAAGCCTTAAAGTCGCTCAACCCCCTGGCCCACCTCCATTTGCCCAGAAGGCTGGCCCAAGTGTAGGTCCCGGAGGGCCCCTGGGCAGCCTGTCTCCAGAGGAAGTCATTGTGATGGGAAAGGCCAGGGCCTGTCCTCATCACAAGAAAGCATCTGCTCCAGGTCAAGCGAGTGGCAGACTCCAGGCGGCAATGAAGGAAGGGGCCTGGGAGATGGTCAGATGGGTGCTGAGAGGGGCAGGGAATGGGGAGGTTGCCATGGAGCCCTTCTGGAGAAAAGCCCTCCGCTTGAGTGACCAGACCGTGAATGATCTTTCTTCTGCTCCAGAGGAGATCTACGCCCTGGCAAGAAATCTCTTCTTCGATTGCAAGAATCTACAAAAAGGCAGTAGAGAGGCAGCCCTCAAAATCTCTTTCAGCTTGGGAATAAGCCCGGCCCTTTTGGAGTCCAGCATGAAATACTTTTCCCTACAGAAATTTTTCAGTTGCTCTCCCTGCAGTAATAACTGGGTGGGCTTGGAGAGGGCGGGAAGCCCCTTGGACTCAGCTCATCCTCTGGAGGTTCCTTGCTCTAATCTGTCAAAGGCAGAAGCTGAAAACTGGTGTGTTAATGGAGGAGATGTTTTCGATGGTTCAGAAAGTATTCTGGAGAGGAAGAGTCATATTTTCCTTCCCCGTGAAAGAGAAGTCCACAAAGCTTTACTTAGCGCTGGGGCTGGTGGAATgaaaacaatagaaaaggcaACAGGACATAACAATACTAGGCTGTTTCTTAAGCTTGCATTTGATGGAGACTTGAGCAGAACTTTCCTTCTTTGTAGAGCCACTTTTAGAAAAGGTCAGTGCctagaagaacaagaacaatatCGGATTCACCCCTCTTCCCCAGCATGGAATCTctcttatttaaataaaaaagactCTTTATGTACTAAACATTCAGTTCGGCAGAGGGAACCCATTTATCAgatgaaaatatttctttatcCGTGTTATTTCCTTGATAGTTGCACCTTATTTGAACAGAAAAACGATTCACCAAAGACAGAGTTTCTAGGATGCCAGCAGCCTTCCTTAATTTTCTACAATAAACTAAATCATCATGATTTGCAAACTGTGATTAGTTCGGCTATAAAATATGTCCAGTGTAGTAAAAATGAATCATTGCATTCAAAGATGGAGCTGAAGGTAACTCCACCAGCCGCTGCACTTTTAACAGAATATCATCAAGGTCCATTTCCAGAAATCATCATTGAATCATCCAATAATAATAAGGGGTCTGAATTTACTGGCAACCTGCTgaatgaagattttttaaaatcacaaagtCCCAGGACACTATGTGGATGCCCGGAGTCTACTTCTGAATCACTGAACCGGAATGATTTTGCGAAGAATCGGGCTCCTCAGTCAAAGACCAATGATCTCCATTCTGCCTCTGAATCAGTCCACAAAAGTCCATCGGAGAAGTTCAATTTTAAATATGGATTATTGTCTGCCAGTAAATTGgcttcatctccttttcaaacagcTTTTGCCAAAATTAAAGGccaggaaagaatgaaaggactACTTTTAAAATCGTACAGAAAAAGGAAAACATCTAGTTTGATATCTGCAGGCTTAGGCTCCCAGAATAAAAAAATGTGCTTCTTTCCAAAAGAGGAGGCAGCGTTAACCTTCCCTTCTTTGAAAACTCACGGCTCTCCCCTTGCTCTGCTTGAAAGAGGAGCTGATGGCTGCAGCCGGCCCTTTGGTTTGGAAAGCGAAAGAGTGAGCAGCTCCCTTAGACGAGATGTGGCTGCAGCCTTCCCTCTAACTAGCAGGAGGACATGCCAGCCCTTCAAGGGTCCCAGAGCAGAAGCGATTGTATCCCTGTATCCTTTAGAGCAGTCCTGGGAGGCAAAAGAGGATTTGGGAGCTGACCCAAGTGAGGCCGGCCAGACAGCTGAGATGGTGGAAGGATTTCCAGTTCACCTTCTTTCTGACACTGAACAGTCTTCAGAAACCCTCCTGGAAAATTCAGTGCTTCCTTTCAGGGATGGGAAGGCCACATTTTCAGTCAAGGCTGCGATACCCCCAGGACTCCCCCTTGGCTCACCTGAAGACATTTCAGAATCTGATTCCATAAAAGCCAAAGATTCCCCAGAGACGTTGGTTACCTGGTGGCATGTAGAGAGCCCGAATTGTGCGCTGCAGGCTAAACTTTTCTCTGTCTCAAGGAAATCGGCAGAAACCCTCGGCAGCTCAGTGTCCTCACCTTCTGGCCCCAAAGACGGGAGGTTAGCAAGCTTCCCCACATGGCCCAGTGTTAAAGGAGGACTTTTGCTGAGAGTAGAGAGCGGCCAGGAGCTGGCAGGAGGCCCAGAGAAAGGACTGGACGAGCGTATCGGGAGGGGAGATTCTGAAGCAGGGGCTCAGTTGCCTCCCCCAAAAGCAAAGTCCCAAGTGGGAAGAAGGCTTGCCATTGGACAGCTTCCAGGCAACGTCTCTGATGAGAAGGCTTCTCTAGGACAAAAGAGGCGGCAGCAGGAGCCCCCTTTCCACATGCGAAGCGAATCAAAAAGGCAAAAAAGGGGCCAGAGGTGTGGAGAGACAGCAAGCCTGAATCTTCACTTCCGAAATCATAGGTGGCAGGCCAACCGCTGGCCTAACTCCATGGGAGCTTTCGGCAGCTTCGCTCGAGCTGTTGGCTGCGATCAGAGCAGAGGCACCGTCATCTTTGGGTCTTTGTGCCTGCAAAGACCTTTTCCAGCATTGGGGAAAGTGTCCAGAACAGCCTACATAAAAGCTGGCATGCCACGCCGGCTAAGGGCACCGAAACCTCTGGCATCCAAGGCCCCCCCTGAGACAGTCCCTGGGGAAAAGGGGGAGCTTGTTTATTCTGCACAATCGGCAGCCCCAGAAGCCATTCTTTGGGACCCCCCAGCAAAGCAGCAAGGCCACCGGAGCAGCTCGCTGGCCACCTCCTGGCTCACCGGGCAGCCCAAAGATGCCGCCTTGTTGACGAGGCTCTCCTGGTTAGCTGAGAAATTGCTGCCCCCTCCATGCCTGCCCTTCCCACCTCGCAGGGTGCTGCTTCCTTCAGCTGCCAAGGGGGGCCcgcttaggaggaggaggaggctgctgGAAATCTTCTCCGTCAGTTTAAAGTTGAGCTCTCCTCCGAGGCTCAGCAGCTGCTGCTTCAAGATGGGGGGCTCCCAGCCTCTGCCCATTTATTCCGTCGAGTCGACCATCCTCTGCTTCTTTGAGCTGAGCAACGACAGTCCTTGCGGGTGCAGCACTCCGGTTTTCCCGGTGTCTTTCTATCACCAAGTGGGTGTTGGCCCCACTGTGAAGCTCCCCAAGACTGGGTCCCCGAGCCTCATCTCCAGATTGGCCCTGGAGAGTCCACAGCCTCAGCAGCCCTCTACGTGGAGCCCCTCTTTCCTTCTGCCTCAGAGCTGCTCAGATATCACGCCAATCCAGACAGACGCTGAGCCCAGTTCCATGTCGGTCCCCAAGGAGGGAGAGGCCGTTGCTTGCAGTCCAGACTGCCCGACCCCCGGTCTCCCTACAGCCTTAGCCTTGTTCTCCCCCGGCTGCTTTCGTGCttggacaaggaggaggagacgCCCCAGCAGTCGAAGTCCAGCATTCCAGTGGCTGAGCCTGCTGCAATTTGCTCGAGGCTTCAAGGGGTTCCAGTGTTGCACTTCTGTGTCAGCTGACCTCTTCTCTTCCTGGCCCTCTTTGCTGGGCAGCGCTCTGTCCATCTGGCGCCAGCATGGACTGTCCACCCATCTCTCCGAATCCACTCCTCTGCATTCCAGTCCCAGGAAGGGACAAGCAGCCATCCCTGCAACAGCCGGCCTGAGCCACCGAACCAG CAGCCTAAGCTTGCCTCCCCTGGTGCCCAGCCTGCCAAGTGACACTTCCAGGGCTGTGAAGAAGGACGTGAG GTTGGAATCCATCTTGTCTGTGGTGTTGCCAACATCTTGCCAAGCTCCGGAACCGGCTCACCCTCCTTTAGGCTTTCCAGCTCTTGGCTCTGGAGATGGACACGAAGCTTCTGCCCCGGCATCGCCTAAGACTGGAGCTCAGCTGCAAAAC GACGAGTCGGAGAAGAGGCCAAAGAAAGTGTCTCAGATCCGCATTCGGAAAACGATTCCTAAGCCAGACCCCAACCTCACCCCCATGGGGCTTCCCAGACCAAAGAG GTTAAAGAAGACCGAATTCAGCTTGGAGGAAATCTATACCAATCAGAATTACAAATCTCCCCCGGCAACCAG gTGCCTGGAAACCATTTTTGAAGAGCCAAAAGAGAAAAATGGGTCTTTAATCTCTATCAGCCAGCAGAAGAGAAAACGGATTTTGGAGTTCCAGGACTTCACCATTCCCCGGAAGAGGAGAGCTCGTAGCAGAGTCCGAGTGATGGGCGGCTACACTCGGGCGCAGAAGGCCGCCATAGAAGGAAGGGAACTGGACGTCCTCCTCATTCAGAAACTGACCGATCTTGAGACCTTCTTTGCCAAGGAGGAGACACAGGAAGAAGCTTCATCGTGTACTTGA